AGATAAAAATGCAGATCATTCAGTTTTTAGAAGAAATTTAAACGAAATCGCTTCGCTAATGGTATATGAAATCTTAAGAAATTATCAAACTAAACCCCGTGAAATTATTACACCACTAGACAATAAATTCATTGGGATGTCATATGATAAATCAATTGTTTTTGTTCCCATTCTAAGAGCAGGACTAGGAATGGTTGATGGGCTACTAGAATTAGTTCCAGAGGCAAGAGTTGGTCATATTGGGATGTTTCGCGATGAAAAAACTTTTGAAGCAAAAGAGTATTTTTATAAGATGCCTAATGTTGCAAAGGATAGTTATGTCTTTGTTGTTGATCCAATGCTAGCAACCGGCGGATCAGCTGTTGATGCAATTAAAAAATTAAAAAAAGACGGATTTGTTAATATTCAACTTGTTTGCCTTGTTGGTGTAAAAGAAGGAATAGAAAATGTCGAAAAAAACTTTGGCAAGGATTTTGGAATTTATTTAGCATCACTAGATAACAAATTGAATTTAAACAAATACATTGAACCAGGTTTAGGAGATGCCGGAGATAGAATATTCGGAACTAAATAATGATATTTACAAAGTGCACAATTATTCGTGTGCTTGTTTTTTATAAACTGCTAAATGTTTTAGACAATGATAATTTAATAATTTATTTCACTTGTTAAATAAAACAAAGGATACTATTAAAACATTAGTTTCTAGTTTCAAGATCAAAAATAAATTAAACATCGTTGGGTATAATTTTTACAATGTTAGGGAGATTAAAGTAAAATGAAAACAATAAGCTTAATTATTAGTGAATATGATAATAAAAATTTAGATAGATTTATTAGACAATACTCTTCAGAGCAAATGATTTATGTAAATGATAAGTGATATATCAAAAATAATGATGGCTTAGAAGAAATTAATTTTAGAATAAAAATTTTAGATTTTAAAAGCATCTCAAAAACAACTTTTTTAAATTGAATTGAAAAAATAATTTTAAAATCAATTGAAAAAGCTAAAGAGGCTACTAATAATGTTGAATATCCTGGTGATTTTATTTTAGTAAATGAAAATTACCAAGTTATTGATAGAGTTGAGAGTTTGCTTTTGCGATATCAATATCAGGAAAATTGAAGTATTATTGATTATTACATTGATTTATTTTTATTTATATTAGAAGCACACCTATTTAAAAATGGAAATAAACGTTTTGCGTTTTCATTGCTTAGAAATTTAATGGTAAGTTCAGGTTTTTACCTTAGATGGTCAAATGAAACTTATTTGAAAAAACACCACTTGTTAATGATTCAATTCATAAAGAGATTATATGTTTGAATATCTGTCTGTCAAATCGATCGGCATCTGATGCGATTATTACAGCACATGAGCAAGCAGATGAAGGTAGCCAAGATTATCTAAATATTTTAGAAAGTTATCAAAATTCTGACATTAAAGTTAGACAAGAGAACATAAAATTAAAAGTAAAAAAATGAATTCAAGACACCATTGAAATAAGCGATTAATTTAAAGGATAAAAATGAAAAATAAAATTGTTTATATTACATGAGATGTAAATTTATTAGGTGATCAGGAACTTGCCAATAGAGAAAAAAGATGATTAGCAGAAAAGGCTAAAAGTGAAACAATCTTTGAAAATACTATGAAAATTCTGGAAAAAATGTAAATTAGAAAATTGCTAAGTTAAAATTGGCAATTTTTTTATAATAAAAACAAGTCAACACTATTAATAATGTTAAACTTGTTAATTTTTATACGAAAGTTAATTATCTAATTTTATTAGTATGAACCTTTATTATCAGCCTTTTTATTTTCCATAATCGCAATTGATTTTGATGTTCCAAGACGACTAGCGCCTAGTCTAATCATTTCATTAGCATCTTCAGTTGATTTAATTCCGCCTGATGCCTTAATTAGAATTTTATCACCACAAACTGATTTCATAATCTTAACATCTTCAAAAGATGCTCCACGGTATGAGAAGCCAGTTGA
The sequence above is a segment of the [Mycoplasma] phocae genome. Coding sequences within it:
- the upp gene encoding uracil phosphoribosyltransferase encodes the protein MLKVINHPLISIKLTNMRDKNADHSVFRRNLNEIASLMVYEILRNYQTKPREIITPLDNKFIGMSYDKSIVFVPILRAGLGMVDGLLELVPEARVGHIGMFRDEKTFEAKEYFYKMPNVAKDSYVFVVDPMLATGGSAVDAIKKLKKDGFVNIQLVCLVGVKEGIENVEKNFGKDFGIYLASLDNKLNLNKYIEPGLGDAGDRIFGTK
- a CDS encoding type II toxin-antitoxin system death-on-curing family toxin translates to MKTISLIISEYDNKNLDRFIRQYSSEQMIYVNDKWYIKNNDGLEEINFRIKILDFKSISKTTFLNWIEKIILKSIEKAKEATNNVEYPGDFILVNENYQVIDRVESLLLRYQYQENWSIIDYYIDLFLFILEAHLFKNGNKRFAFSLLRNLMVSSGFYLRWSNETYLKKHHLLMIQFIKRLYVWISVCQIDRHLMRLLQHMSKQMKVAKII